A stretch of Shewanella dokdonensis DNA encodes these proteins:
- a CDS encoding monovalent cation:proton antiporter-2 (CPA2) family protein, producing the protein MEQDNILISTLLFLLAAVVLVPLGKRFGVGPILSYLAAGVILGPAGIGVVSEPASVLHIAEFGVVLMLFIMGLQLSPGKLWELRSAIFGLGSSQLILSWTAVSLFSVYLGLSWASAIIIGAALSLSSTAFAVQLMAEQRLLTTPIGRDAFGVLLMQDLAVIPMLLLTAYLDPNSAEAGHRAVPWYWTCVALLGFLLMGKYLLPKLLQLVAASGVPEVLTAFALLLVMGSAALMAWLGLSSGMGSFLAGVLLANSSYRHQLETDIEPFKGLLLGLFFMAVGMSMDLSLLLKEPLLLLGVLLAMLAIKTLVLVVLGKFRRHSWRNSVALGLILAEGGEFAFVLLSQAHLSGLLSQELSQALVLVIGLSMALTPYLLRAFRATAKPAEDHSRLADVIEPGESEVVIAGFGRMGQITGRILASTGIPFVALDKDAHHVDVVRQFGSEVYFGDAKRLDMLLSAGLTKARVILVTVDSVEDSLQIVNQVQTHFPHVTIIARARDRNHAYRLMSMGVTRVFRETFGSALSASESVLQMLGMSQVQASERVRIFAEHDKAQVVAGAEHKDDLKALIRISNEGKAELASLMRADRDKGI; encoded by the coding sequence ATGGAACAGGACAATATTTTAATTTCTACCTTATTGTTTTTACTGGCAGCTGTAGTGCTGGTACCACTGGGTAAGCGTTTCGGTGTCGGGCCAATCTTGTCTTATCTTGCGGCTGGGGTCATTCTCGGCCCGGCGGGCATCGGCGTGGTTTCAGAACCCGCATCAGTGCTGCACATCGCCGAATTTGGTGTGGTCCTGATGTTATTTATCATGGGATTGCAGCTAAGTCCTGGGAAACTATGGGAATTACGCAGCGCTATTTTTGGATTGGGTAGTAGCCAATTAATCTTATCCTGGACTGCGGTCAGCCTCTTTTCTGTCTATCTTGGTCTTTCTTGGGCGAGTGCAATCATCATCGGCGCGGCATTGTCATTGTCTTCTACAGCCTTTGCCGTACAACTGATGGCTGAGCAACGTTTGTTAACCACTCCTATCGGCCGTGATGCTTTTGGGGTGCTGTTGATGCAGGATTTAGCGGTGATCCCCATGTTGTTGCTAACGGCTTATTTAGATCCAAATTCTGCCGAAGCTGGTCATAGGGCCGTGCCTTGGTATTGGACCTGCGTTGCACTACTTGGATTTTTGCTGATGGGTAAGTATTTACTACCTAAGCTATTGCAGCTAGTGGCAGCGAGTGGTGTCCCTGAAGTGTTAACTGCGTTTGCACTGTTATTGGTGATGGGAAGTGCCGCGCTGATGGCTTGGTTGGGGCTATCTTCTGGCATGGGGTCATTTTTAGCCGGGGTGTTACTGGCAAACTCCAGCTACCGACATCAATTAGAAACAGATATCGAGCCATTCAAAGGATTGCTGCTTGGGCTGTTCTTTATGGCTGTGGGCATGAGTATGGATCTCAGCCTATTACTGAAAGAACCGCTATTACTGTTGGGGGTTTTGCTAGCAATGCTGGCGATTAAAACTCTGGTGCTGGTGGTGTTGGGCAAATTTCGCAGACACTCGTGGCGCAATAGCGTGGCGTTGGGACTTATTCTGGCTGAAGGCGGTGAGTTTGCATTTGTGTTGTTGTCGCAAGCACATCTGTCAGGGTTATTGTCTCAGGAACTCAGCCAGGCGTTAGTGTTGGTGATAGGGCTTTCTATGGCATTAACACCTTACTTACTGCGAGCCTTCCGGGCGACCGCCAAACCAGCCGAGGATCATAGTCGACTTGCCGATGTTATTGAACCGGGTGAAAGTGAGGTGGTCATTGCTGGCTTTGGCCGAATGGGGCAGATCACAGGGCGTATTTTAGCTTCCACAGGTATTCCATTTGTTGCTCTTGATAAAGATGCCCACCATGTGGATGTCGTCAGGCAGTTTGGCAGTGAAGTTTACTTCGGTGATGCCAAACGACTCGATATGTTGCTGTCGGCTGGGCTCACTAAAGCGAGAGTGATATTAGTCACCGTGGATTCGGTTGAGGATTCATTGCAGATCGTCAATCAGGTACAGACTCATTTTCCCCACGTCACTATTATCGCTAGAGCACGTGACCGTAACCATGCATATCGCTTGATGAGTATGGGGGTCACTCGGGTATTTCGTGAAACGTTTGGTTCAGCACTGAGCGCCAGTGAAAGTGTGTTGCAAATGCTAGGGATGTCGCAAGTGCAGGCTTCGGAACGTGTCCGGATTTTTGCAGAGCACGATAAGGCCCAAGTGGTTGCCGGGGCTGAGCATAAAGACGATTTGAAGGCATTGATCCGTATCTCTAACGAAGGTAAAGCGGAGCTTGCATCGCTGATGCGTGCCGACCGAGATAAGGGCATTTAG
- the aceB gene encoding malate synthase A, with amino-acid sequence MQQTAERPLTTAGSLAISASPIAGQERVLTEGACALLQALCGQFANEVESLLARRKQRQQMIDAGTLPDFLPETQSIREGDWQILGIPADLQDRRVEITGPVDRKMIINALNAGVKVFMADFEDSLAPSWEKLIQGQVNLQDAVRGEIEYTAPETGKHYQLCDTPAVLVARVRGLHLPEDHILFNGKAIPGGLFDFAMYFFHNYRQLLAKGSGPYFYIPKLESHLEARWWAKVFAFVEERFCLQPGTIKCTCLIETLPAVFEMDEILYELRSNIVALNCGRWDYIFSYIKTLKNHPDRVLPDRQQVGMDKPFLSAYSRLLIKTCHKRGALAMGGMAAFIPAKDPEVNAKVLQRVRADKELEARNGHDGTWIAHPGLAQIALEIFDEYIGKERPNQLHITRDVDAPILASELLAPCDGSRTEEGMRLNIRIALQYIEAWIGGNGCVPIYGLMEDAATAEISRTSIWQWIRHGKSLSNGKLVTKALFRNMLTDELAAVKREVGEQRYTQGRFIQAASLLEEITTADELVDFLTLPGYRLLNT; translated from the coding sequence ATGCAACAGACCGCAGAACGCCCACTTACTACGGCTGGCAGCTTAGCCATAAGTGCCAGTCCGATTGCCGGACAAGAGCGGGTATTAACAGAAGGCGCTTGTGCTTTATTACAGGCACTGTGTGGCCAGTTTGCCAACGAAGTCGAGAGCTTACTCGCTCGTCGTAAACAGCGTCAGCAGATGATTGATGCCGGTACACTTCCGGATTTCCTGCCAGAGACCCAATCAATTAGAGAGGGGGATTGGCAAATCCTCGGCATTCCCGCCGATTTACAAGATCGCCGGGTAGAAATTACCGGTCCGGTGGATCGCAAGATGATTATCAACGCACTCAATGCGGGGGTAAAAGTTTTCATGGCCGATTTTGAAGATTCGCTGGCCCCTAGCTGGGAAAAGCTAATCCAAGGTCAGGTGAACCTGCAAGATGCGGTCAGAGGTGAAATTGAATACACCGCACCTGAAACCGGTAAACATTACCAACTGTGTGATACTCCCGCCGTGTTGGTTGCCCGAGTGCGGGGGCTGCATCTGCCTGAAGATCATATTTTGTTTAATGGTAAGGCGATTCCGGGTGGCTTGTTTGACTTCGCCATGTACTTTTTCCATAACTACCGTCAGTTGTTGGCAAAAGGCAGTGGTCCATATTTCTATATCCCTAAGCTGGAAAGTCATCTGGAAGCTCGTTGGTGGGCTAAGGTATTTGCATTTGTTGAAGAACGTTTTTGCCTGCAGCCTGGCACCATCAAATGTACCTGTCTGATTGAGACATTACCCGCCGTGTTTGAGATGGACGAAATTCTCTATGAGCTGCGTTCAAATATTGTGGCACTCAACTGCGGCCGATGGGATTACATTTTCAGCTACATCAAAACACTGAAGAATCATCCAGACCGAGTCCTGCCAGATCGGCAGCAGGTGGGCATGGATAAGCCATTTCTCAGCGCTTATTCGCGGTTGCTGATCAAAACCTGTCATAAACGTGGGGCGCTGGCGATGGGCGGCATGGCGGCATTTATTCCTGCCAAGGACCCAGAAGTTAACGCCAAAGTGTTGCAACGAGTCCGTGCGGATAAAGAACTGGAAGCCCGCAATGGCCACGATGGCACCTGGATTGCACACCCTGGTTTGGCGCAGATTGCGCTAGAGATATTCGATGAGTATATCGGCAAAGAACGCCCCAACCAGTTGCATATTACCCGCGATGTTGACGCGCCAATCCTCGCCTCAGAATTACTGGCTCCTTGCGATGGCAGTCGTACCGAAGAAGGCATGCGGCTAAATATCCGCATCGCGTTGCAGTACATCGAAGCTTGGATTGGTGGCAACGGCTGCGTGCCTATTTATGGCTTGATGGAGGATGCCGCCACCGCCGAGATCAGCCGTACCTCTATTTGGCAGTGGATCCGCCACGGCAAATCTTTGAGCAATGGCAAACTGGTGACAAAAGCGCTGTTCCGCAACATGCTCACCGATGAACTCGCTGCGGTAAAACGGGAAGTGGGCGAACAACGCTATACCCAGGGCCGGTTTATTCAGGCGGCATCATTGCTGGAAGAGATCACCACCGCAGATGAGTTGGTGGATTTCTTAACCCTACCAGGTTATCGCTTGCTTAATACGTAA
- a CDS encoding RnfH family protein — MVSNEVAAFSVDIIYALPHQQKVIPVSVLPGTTFIEAVRKSRIGDFFPELDLEHIKLGCFSHVVKADDVLQPGQRVEIYRPLIADPKDVRRKRAEKAKDEGRINKTTGAKIS; from the coding sequence ATGGTGTCAAATGAAGTCGCTGCATTTTCTGTGGACATTATTTATGCGTTGCCACATCAGCAAAAAGTGATACCCGTTTCAGTGCTTCCTGGAACTACGTTTATCGAAGCGGTAAGGAAAAGTCGTATCGGTGACTTTTTCCCAGAACTGGATCTCGAACATATTAAGTTGGGCTGTTTTAGCCATGTGGTAAAAGCAGATGATGTGCTCCAACCTGGGCAACGGGTAGAAATTTATCGGCCGCTGATAGCTGATCCCAAAGATGTCCGGCGTAAACGGGCGGAAAAGGCTAAAGATGAAGGGCGTATAAATAAAACGACAGGCGCTAAAATCAGTTAG
- a CDS encoding HDOD domain-containing protein, whose protein sequence is MPALGSMIRTLEQLAKDEVSSMAVLGRSIMHDNALTSRVLRVANSAIYNKGISQVTTLSRAAVVLGFDVIRNICITAKLLTSLLESNNMSPAVYQRLLKLMAHSFQSAMLTKMMLADYGEELQEEAFIASLLYHLGESAFWSVAGQPADELDALLANCEDNVSCLQVSRDYLGVSFNQLTQGLARSWGLGELLMKSLLNPDERTPEVRTIFLANKLSDVMSDSQASPDELQRRLQQCAELMALPTSEFQQRLQHCLDATRRLTVDYGAKVLLQHLPKRETLTQLAPSPHLVPRVADTGVLLEKLRQLTLLAQDKPDFNQVILTALPAMLDGIGLDRCAVLLLSPNRKRLQPRLAIGDNADLMKQSFVLELSDDAVMLRACLEKQQACWQGKDTPELPMGEILQQLLPVNGYLMAPLRVENKTIGIFYADRQTTGRDICQQDFDSFTHVAQLANLCLSLALRGFNRLFTENLYLICDARCQGIGYWETQVIL, encoded by the coding sequence ATGCCTGCGCTAGGCTCCATGATCCGTACTCTTGAACAACTCGCTAAGGATGAAGTGTCATCAATGGCGGTGTTGGGCCGCAGTATCATGCACGACAACGCGTTAACCTCGCGAGTCCTGCGTGTTGCCAATAGTGCTATTTACAATAAAGGCATCAGCCAGGTGACAACGCTCAGCCGGGCGGCCGTGGTACTTGGGTTTGATGTTATCCGTAATATCTGTATTACGGCTAAGTTGCTGACTAGCTTGCTGGAAAGCAACAATATGTCGCCGGCGGTTTACCAACGCTTGCTAAAATTGATGGCGCATTCATTCCAATCCGCAATGCTCACTAAAATGATGTTGGCGGATTATGGCGAGGAGTTGCAAGAGGAAGCATTTATTGCCTCATTGCTTTATCACCTCGGTGAAAGTGCCTTCTGGAGCGTTGCTGGGCAACCTGCTGATGAGTTGGACGCATTACTGGCAAATTGTGAGGATAATGTCAGTTGTTTGCAGGTTTCTCGTGATTATCTAGGCGTATCATTTAATCAGCTAACACAGGGACTTGCCCGGAGTTGGGGGCTGGGTGAGTTGCTGATGAAATCCTTGCTGAATCCAGATGAACGAACCCCAGAAGTTCGCACTATCTTTCTTGCCAATAAACTTAGCGATGTGATGAGTGACAGTCAGGCATCTCCTGACGAATTGCAGCGCCGATTGCAGCAATGTGCCGAGTTAATGGCGTTACCAACATCAGAGTTTCAACAGCGCTTACAGCACTGTTTGGATGCGACTAGGCGACTGACGGTGGATTATGGCGCAAAAGTGTTGCTGCAACATTTGCCCAAACGCGAGACGCTGACACAGTTGGCACCATCACCGCACCTTGTGCCAAGAGTGGCGGATACCGGTGTTTTGTTGGAAAAACTGCGGCAACTCACCTTGCTTGCGCAAGATAAACCCGATTTTAATCAGGTCATTTTGACAGCATTGCCAGCTATGCTTGATGGCATTGGGTTAGATCGCTGCGCAGTGTTGCTCTTGTCACCCAATCGTAAACGTTTGCAGCCCCGGCTAGCCATAGGTGATAACGCAGACCTAATGAAGCAAAGCTTTGTATTAGAGTTGAGTGACGATGCGGTGATGTTGCGAGCCTGTCTAGAAAAACAACAGGCATGCTGGCAGGGCAAGGATACTCCAGAGCTACCGATGGGGGAGATTTTGCAGCAACTGTTACCTGTAAACGGTTATCTGATGGCACCGCTGCGAGTTGAAAATAAAACCATCGGCATTTTTTATGCTGACCGTCAGACCACGGGAAGAGACATTTGTCAGCAAGATTTTGACAGTTTTACCCATGTCGCCCAGTTGGCTAATCTTTGTTTATCACTCGCACTCAGGGGTTTTAACCGCCTTTTTACGGAAAATCTTTATTTGATCTGTGATGCGCGGTGCCAAGGCATTGGGTATTGGGAAACTCAGGTGATATTGTAA
- a CDS encoding outer membrane protein assembly factor BamE: protein MLIKKQSLTLMGAAALALSLNACSVMDWLVYKPDIPQGNYMETQQVEKLRIDMTKEQVEYVLGRPVLRDSFADDTWYYVYHYKSGRDASVTHKELIAHFNGDKLASVSGDYALSKDFNTPLEQTLLPEARSPELVPQVPEQRPDTKPLIEEKNPARSNSSEVKPVEPAAGK from the coding sequence ATGTTGATTAAAAAGCAAAGTCTTACCCTGATGGGCGCAGCCGCCCTCGCGTTATCACTAAATGCCTGTAGCGTGATGGACTGGCTGGTATACAAGCCTGACATTCCGCAGGGCAACTATATGGAAACTCAGCAAGTAGAAAAGCTGCGTATCGACATGACCAAAGAGCAAGTCGAATATGTGCTGGGGCGTCCGGTATTACGTGATAGTTTCGCAGATGATACTTGGTATTACGTGTATCATTATAAGAGCGGTCGTGATGCGAGTGTCACCCATAAAGAGCTGATAGCTCATTTCAATGGTGACAAGCTGGCTTCCGTTTCTGGTGACTACGCCTTGAGCAAAGACTTCAATACACCGCTGGAGCAAACCTTGCTACCAGAGGCTCGCAGTCCGGAATTAGTGCCTCAAGTGCCAGAACAGCGCCCAGATACCAAGCCATTGATCGAAGAGAAAAATCCTGCTAGAAGCAACAGTAGTGAAGTAAAACCAGTAGAACCGGCAGCAGGTAAGTAA
- a CDS encoding AAA family ATPase, whose protein sequence is MIILVGGEKGGSGKSCIAQNIAVFLARDCGAAVIMVDCDPQRTTSDWIQARNQHPELTGINCVQLYGKIRNDLLSLEQHYDVVIVDCGGQDNLALRATMSVASHVLMPLRPKRRDLKTVSHMDDVVATCMMINPKMLASFVITQCPNLPSQASRIEEAKEVCRTYDIKVLSNVTYSRNIYDDSEESGRSVMEIEPQGKAADEIRGIACEMLQASNAAELRQRFMNLKVNAMGAQYGSSRSEEKRYAM, encoded by the coding sequence ATGATCATACTGGTCGGCGGAGAAAAAGGTGGTAGCGGCAAGAGTTGTATCGCCCAGAATATCGCCGTGTTTTTGGCAAGAGACTGTGGTGCCGCCGTTATTATGGTCGACTGTGATCCCCAGCGCACCACATCCGACTGGATCCAAGCACGTAATCAGCATCCAGAGCTGACGGGCATCAATTGTGTGCAACTGTATGGCAAAATCCGTAACGATTTGCTCAGTCTGGAGCAGCACTATGATGTTGTCATCGTCGACTGTGGAGGCCAGGACAACCTTGCCTTACGGGCAACTATGTCGGTAGCTTCACACGTATTGATGCCACTACGGCCAAAGCGCCGCGACCTTAAAACGGTCAGCCATATGGATGATGTGGTTGCCACTTGCATGATGATAAATCCGAAGATGCTGGCATCATTTGTTATCACCCAATGCCCTAACCTTCCCAGTCAGGCGAGCCGTATTGAAGAAGCCAAAGAAGTCTGCCGCACCTATGACATCAAGGTGCTGAGCAATGTCACTTATAGCCGTAATATCTATGATGACAGCGAGGAATCAGGCCGTTCTGTCATGGAAATTGAGCCCCAAGGTAAAGCCGCCGATGAAATCCGTGGCATCGCATGTGAAATGTTACAAGCCAGCAATGCAGCTGAGCTGCGGCAACGCTTCATGAATCTAAAAGTTAACGCTATGGGGGCACAGTATGGGTCTAGCAGATCTGAAGAAAAACGCTACGCCATGTGA